TTCGAATTTCAATATAACCACATCACATTAATTGATTGGGTGCATTGTAATAGCCAAATTTTTCTGCTATAATTacatttcacaaaaatatctattaaaaatagtctTGATATCTCATAAATAGTAAACACGAGTAAACCAAAACCATACTCAAGAACACAAACAACAAATTTAGACAACACCAAAGGATTAAAAGTACTCATTAGAAATGGTATTCGGCTCAATGTATATCACCTCTAGGTCACCTTCATTTGGTTTTGCAAAAAAATTCATGGTTGATATTTCATTGCAAGTCAGGAGTGCAGACAGACTtccattatttaatgaatgcaatcatttttgaaaaatggcTTATAGATATGTTAAGCCATTTAATAAtaccttatataattatattaatagacaatcccatataaaattatatataaatatctcaaGGAAAACACTTGAAAGGTAGATGTACAAGACTAGCTACAAAAATAGTCCGTGGACTTTTCTCTCGtagaaacattatataaattacattaaaaagtcAAATTGACTATgccaaaagtaaaattatataaattggacAAAATCGCATTTCAAATAGGCCATTAAGTGGCAAGACTTCCTCTTTACCACTgttaatacaaaatcaaattgaATTAATCTGAGCGTAACTCAAGGGTAAagtcaatgaaaaaataacaccTTTAAAGTCGCAGATTTAGATGTTTTGGTAAACAATGCTTTAGATGTAGTTATATCCATATAACTATATGGCCTGTACTTGATGACAGTGAACAAAAACAGCTACTTAGCATGTGAAGAATGGGGCCTCACTTCtcgtactataataattttaagctataactagaaatcaaaattatatacataatatgtatcttcatacaattacaaaatagATATAGAATCATGTATGTAAAACCATGGAGATTTTGGTGTcaacatttcaaatttaaacaatttcataGACATTTTACTTtgcacataattatatatttggtgAGTTATGAGTGTTATGACAATTTTCTCTAAATTGTATTTGCTTGCATATTTAATTCTTCTAATGATTGACAGTGATAATGTGATGTTGATAAACTAaactataattcaataataaattattaacataaagtttatgtagatacatattatgatgttatacattttttataaaacctcaaagtttaaataaaaagcaatgtcttttaatttgtaactgaatttttattaacacattataatgCTAAATACTAAAAGGTTTagtgtttttcattaaatattttatatagaaatattataaattattattctatgagcttttacatttattatactacataatatattactttatttgaaAACTACAAATCACCATATTTTAGATAcaagtgttatttatttttaaatatacactatttttttttttatatataatttaacacgtCATTAATATCGCATTAGGAACCAGGAAGGCAATCCTAACGCTAAGAAAactaattgaaaaacaaatcaGAAGAAACAAAGATACATTTATAGCCTTTGTCGATTTGGAGAAGgcgtttaataatgtaaagtgGAGTATATTATTCGATATTCTAAAAACAATTGGAATTAAGTATTATGACAGAAAATgcatctataatttatacaaaaaccaaactttattaatatgtatagatgGGAAAGAAGAACtagcaaaaattaaaaagagtgTTTAATCTATATGTTGAAGAAGTAATGAAAGAATTAAGAATAGAAGTTAAGCAAAGAGTTAGAATAGGTGGAGAAACAATTAATGTACTAAGATTTGCTGATGACATTGCCTTTTGCGCAGAAACAGAGGATGATCtgcaaaaaattttaactaatgtcaataaaatattataggacAAATATGGAatgtgattaaataaaaaaaagacaaagGTTATGATGTGCAGCAAGACAAACCctgttcaatttaatatacatatagataacACACACATAGAACAAGTGCATCACTTTAATTACTTAGAAAGTAAAATAACGGAAGATGGCCGtagtaaaaatgaaattctAAATAGAATAGCACAAGTGAAGAGGGCTttccagaaaaaaaaacacctatTAACCACCAATAATATGACCTTAGAGGTAAAGAaaaagttcttaaaaatatatgtatgtattgccTTATATGGCTGTGAAACCTGGACAATCAGTGTAATAGAGAAAAGAAAACTAGAGGCCTTCGAAATGTGgtgttatcataaaatattaagaattaaatGGATTAATAGAATAACGAATGACGCAgtactaaatagtataaaagaaaagaaaGTACTATGGCATACCATAAAAGTTAGAAGAGCTAAAATGATAGGACATCTACTATGCCATGAGAGTCTATCGAAAACCGTCATAGAAGGCGACGTTGAAGACCATATAGGAAGAGGAAGACCAAAGATGGAGTACATGAAGCAAATCATAATTGACATGGTGAAGAACAGTTATAAGGAACTAAAGGAATTGAGTAACGATAGAGACGCGTGGAGAACTGCAGCAAACCAATCTAAGGGTTGAAGACTGAAaagaagaatataataataacgggaTCAGAATCTGTATCATccaaattttctaaatatttttttttttacaattctcTAAACcacaaaataacatttcagacattttagaataaaaccgtgaaaaaaaataaaacaaaaacaaagatATTTGCACacgtttacaaaaaaaaatcacattgaTACTATTGAATGAACGTTGCTCACTTTTATAGATACTAATAACTTTGCATATAAATATCtgatcaataaatattcataaaattattatatttacaaaagtcTATTTAGATAATTGTCAATTGAAGGTATAAATAGTATCAGATGAATcaaggtataaataaaacagtggCTCTCAAAATGCTAACAAGGTGAGTGATGCACCCACTACGAGACCAATGacggataaatataatattacaaccagaataaaataaatatactaattaattaattaaaaatgatttcattTGTTATagttagaatttataattaaaattgttgtttatttcaatattatgtagatacatTATTAGCCATAATTCATTCATGTATTCatgcatcatattttataagtttttaattaatataattccaaTCTTTAGTTCTAACTGTTAActtgtacaaatttaaaacttactaaagttaaaaattatttataccaaaaaaaaatacatttaaaattataacaacttaaatttaaaaaatattctatcaaAAACCTCATTGTTCTTTGATTCTCCATTTATCATCAATTAGAACCAGTTTTCCGTCTTTTGATAATTTAGCAAGATGATTTTTCACAATATACGATGCTACTCTCTTGTAATCATTGGGAATAACCtaagcaaattaaaaatatattaaacaaaaatacaatattagattcataatacataaagaaaaaaaatctaataataaaagtttggacttactgtatacatttcatttacaaTTTCTTCTTCAGACAATGATCTAGATGGacttttattaatcaaattatataattccatttctctttctagccgatgcttaatataattatttactcgaACAATTGGatcctaaaaaataaagatttttaagttattcaatttatgttatacaatagcaattaaaatcataaaaaaaatgcattacacaaatacacaatgtatataagacacaatacaaataaaaattcaatagttGGGACTCGGAACTTaatgcattaaataaattttacatatgtaacaatttttttttatacaaaaatataattatagtggaATAGActtgttaaaatacatatttattcaaaaattgtaattatgtgtaaaagtatttatatgcataatattttgtattatctatgattataaaaaacttattattaatttaactcaaaaaatatatgtatgcatagttattatttataaacaaaatatgatatgtataaaattattaaatatgcaaaatcactttaatttaataaaatgtgcaAAAAAAGAATGCAATAtgcatttttagatttaagttatattcaaaacaaatttgtattgaatcagatttttttaataaggaaCTTCTCAAAAAATTTGCAAATGCATGAATAAGCCTTGAGAATAAGTATTGTAACATTtgttacacaatataatatattatatttattacacagtAAACACACACTATAGGAATGTAGGATTgaccattataaaatatatacactaaacatttttatacatgtcCAAATtactacttaatatattaaaatgacacGGTAAGTAGTTCAAAACTAACTATTAACACGagcaaaattaacaatatacttattaacagCTATCTTCCAAGATAGTAaagtactattttaaatataataatgattatagaattataagccaaataattttattattgataaaaaaaaaacctcatACACAATGATCTAACCCCCAGCTGCCAAAAACTTATTCATAAGAAATAGAAAACCATTtatgtataactaatattgtaaCAAGGTTCCTTCGACCATATTACAATatcttaacattttatgtttaaaaattactaaatatattaattacttttataacagAACCGTGACCAGGAAATATAACTGTTGGGTTTAGGTCTAAAATCAATTGTAATGAGTTTAAATATTCTGTTAGATCTTCAAACACAGTAGTTCCCTCTCCAAGCACACAATCAGCAGAGAACAATGCATTATCTTCTTCCAAAAACATAACTATATGATCAGTTGTATGTCCAGGTGTATGatgaattctaaaaatattaaatggtaaaaatattatttttatttaatattaatagcaaaggaagaataaataattacattaaagtaGCACCTTCAACATGAAACTTTTGTTTATTCTCAACAAAATGAAGTGGAAAGTTGTAATCCCGCTTTTTACCTATTTTTGGATTAAATTTCCAAACTTtgcattctaaaatataaattattagtattaatttatattcttattaagaaaatattatttaattttgataaaatataaatatataaaccatttatgattattaatataaattatacaggtCAAAATGGATAATGAAATACGTTTTCGAAAagtgacaataatttataagaattaaatatgaaaaatgtaaaaaaaaaaaacgacacCTTAATTATACGAgtagctatttaaaaaa
This genomic stretch from Rhopalosiphum maidis isolate BTI-1 chromosome 3, ASM367621v3, whole genome shotgun sequence harbors:
- the LOC113556229 gene encoding beta-lactamase-like protein 2 homolog isoform X2 is translated as MFTVTRPLGWPLPVSVLSFVRHHSRPSTQLIISRLSSTKPPRARSRMSLPRLPAVSSVSPRVLRVLGCNPGFMTLQGTNTYVVGTGERRILIDTGEPNFPEYIKNLQETMIKYNFQLDHIIISHWHSDHIGGVNNVLDMITNKNECKVWKFNPKIGKKRDYNFPLHFVENKQKFHVEGATLIIHHTPGHTTDHIVMFLEEDNALFSADCVLGEGTTVFEDLTEYLNSLQLILDLNPTVIFPGHGSVIKDPIVRVNNYIKHRLEREMELYNLINKSPSRSLSEEEIVNEMYTVIPNDYKRVASYIVKNHLAKLSKDGKLVLIDDKWRIKEQ
- the LOC113556229 gene encoding beta-lactamase-like protein 2 homolog isoform X1 codes for the protein MLGRQSPLPVIGSRSMFTVTRPLGWPLPVSVLSFVRHHSRPSTQLIISRLSSTKPPRARSRMSLPRLPAVSSVSPRVLRVLGCNPGFMTLQGTNTYVVGTGERRILIDTGEPNFPEYIKNLQETMIKYNFQLDHIIISHWHSDHIGGVNNVLDMITNKNECKVWKFNPKIGKKRDYNFPLHFVENKQKFHVEGATLIIHHTPGHTTDHIVMFLEEDNALFSADCVLGEGTTVFEDLTEYLNSLQLILDLNPTVIFPGHGSVIKDPIVRVNNYIKHRLEREMELYNLINKSPSRSLSEEEIVNEMYTVIPNDYKRVASYIVKNHLAKLSKDGKLVLIDDKWRIKEQ